In Phoenix dactylifera cultivar Barhee BC4 chromosome 11, palm_55x_up_171113_PBpolish2nd_filt_p, whole genome shotgun sequence, the following are encoded in one genomic region:
- the LOC103715008 gene encoding 40S ribosomal protein S23-like, whose amino-acid sequence MGKTRGMGAARKLKTHRRKQRWADKAYKKSHLGNEWKKPFAGSSHAKGIVLEKIGIEAKQPNSAIRKCARVQLIKNGKKIAAFVPNDGCLNFIEENDEVLIAGFGRKGHAVGDIPGVRFKVVKVSGVSLLALFKEKKEKPRS is encoded by the exons ATGGG AAAGACTCGTGGTATGGGAGCTGCGCGCAAGCTCAAAACACATAGGAGGAAACAGAGGTGGGCGGACAAAGCATACAAGAAAAGCCATCTTGGAAATGAATGGAAGAAACCGTTCGCTGGTTCTTCCCATGCCAAGGGAATTGTCCTTGAGAAGAT AGGCATCGAAGCCAAGCAGCCGAACTCTGCCATCCGAAAGTGTGCTAGGGTTCAGCTGATTAAGAATGGGAAGAAGATTGCTGCCTTTGTTCCAAATGATGGTTGCTTAAACTTCATCGAGGAAAAT GATGAAGTGTTGATTGCTGGATTTGGACGAAAGGGGCATGCCGTAGGAGATATTCCAGGAGTAAGGTTCAAGGTTGTCAAGGTTTCTGGTGTCTCTCTTCTGGCACTgttcaaggaaaagaaagagaagcctcgatcttaa
- the LOC120112522 gene encoding uncharacterized protein LOC120112522 encodes MRILAWNCRGAAKPAFMSSFKRLVQLHCPEICFLCETRLSGDGLGRLRRRLGRDWETYAVESQGLSGGLLILWRRGVARIDVFHNCSQQVVMVVSEPEADPWVLCGVYASTDYRVRRILWQEITNLLAQGIPTVAVGDFNCIQSADEKRGGAPFTDRIDRREFRDFVQLNGLVDLGFSGPRFTWCNNQPGGARVWERLDRAFASPDWILRFPTCRVSHLPRIASDHCLLLISTSSVLGHQSPFRFEKIWLSYPQSWDIVRDAWRVPVRGDAMRQVSRKLELTKRRLRRWNREVVGDIFRRLEGVEEEITALQRREDLRGALPEDDMTHLRGLLATHHSLLRQHEIFWRQKSRVQWVNEGDRNTRFFHRTTVIRRQRSMIHSLRDGSGRRVEGEPAVGQVLLDFFRARWTEDEGPGADDHFPRVDAGIADDENTTLIRPVSAEEV; translated from the coding sequence ATGAGGATTCTAGCCTGGAACTGcaggggggcggccaagccggCCTTCATGTCCTCCTTTAAACGGCTAGTACAGCTCCACTGTCCTGAGATTTGTTTTCTCTGCGAGACACGTTTGTCCGGTGATGGGCTTGGTCGACTGAGGCGACGCCTGGGGAGGGACTGGGAGACCTATGCAGTCGAGTCCCAGGGGCTGTCTGGTGGCCTTTTGATCCTGTGGAGGCGGGGGGTGGCTAGGATTGATGTCTTCCACAACTGTTCTCAACAGGTAGTGATGGTTGTATCGGAACCTGAGGCGGACCCTTGGGTGCTGTGCGGTGTATATGCGAGCACGGATTACAGGGTCAGGAGAATCCTCTGGCAAGAGATTACCAACTTGCTTGCCCAGGGTATCCCAACGGTGGCAGTTGGTGATTTTAACTGTATCCAAAGTGCGGATGAAAAGAGGGGAGGTGCGCCCTTCACTGATAGGATTGATAGGAGGGAGTTCCGCGACTTTGTGCAGCTAAATGGCTTGGTGGACTTAGGCTTTTCGGGGCCACGGTTCACCTGGTGCAACAATCAACCTGGCGGTGCTAGGGTGTGGGAGCGGCTAGATAGGGCCTTTGCTTCCCCAGACTGGATCCTTCGCTTCCCTACCTGCCGAGTCAGCCACTTGCCCCGGATTGCATCAGATCATTGCCTCTTGTTGATTTCGACCTCGTCGGTATTGGGTCACCAGAGTCCTTTTCGTTTCGAGAAGATTTGGCTTTCGTACCCCCAGTCCTGGGACATCGTTCGCGATGCGTGGCGTGTTCCGGTGCGGGGGGACGCGATGCGGCAAGTCTCACGCAAACTCGAGTTGACCAAACGGCGGCTTCGCCGTTGGAATCGCGAGGTAGTGGGCGATATTTTTCGGAGATTggagggggtggaggaggagatcaCGGCACTACAGAGGAGAGAAGACCTACGGGGTGCACTCCCGGAGGATGACATGACCCATCTTCGGGGGCTTCTTGCGACGCACCACTCACTGCTACGGCAGCATGAGATTTTCTGGCGACAGAAATCTCGGGTCCAATGGGTTAACGAGGGTGATCGCAACACCAGGTTCTTTCACCGGACGACTGTTATTCGGCGTCAGCGGAGTATGATCCACTCACTGCGTGATGGGTCTGGCCGCCGAGTGGAGGGTGAGCCTGCCGTTGGACAGGTTCTACTTGACTTTTTCCGCGCCAGATGGACTGAGGATGAAGGCCCTGGTGCTGATGACCACTTTCCGCGGGTTGATGCAGGTATTGCTGATGATGAGAATACGACCCTGATACGGCCGGTGTCGGCGGAGGAGGTGTAG